In Canis lupus dingo isolate Sandy chromosome 1, ASM325472v2, whole genome shotgun sequence, a single genomic region encodes these proteins:
- the SCAF8 gene encoding SR-related and CTD-associated factor 8 isoform X5, with protein sequence MPQPPLPALPPASSPRAAGSCGPSGGECSGRRLFRRRARGLRADNMEAVKTFNSEDCASTPACTDCFSSSMDTRSILYSLNDYKPPISKAKMTQITKAAIKAIKFYKHVVQSVEKFIQKCKPEYKVPGLYVIDSIVRQSRHQFGQEKDVFAPRFSNNIISTFQNLYRCPGDDKSKIVRVLNLWQKNNVFKSEIIQPLLDMAAGIPPPVVTPVLASTTAAMSNTPGTPVTPVTPANVVQGLPDPWVSQITNTDTLAAVAQILQSPQGQQLQQLIQTLQLQQQKPQPSILQALDAGLVVQLQALTAQLTAAAAAANTLNPLEQGVAFNKKLMDRFDFGEDSEHSEEPKKEISASQLSHVSESVNNSIFHQIAEQLQQQNLEHLRQQLLEQQQPQKATPQDSQEGTFGSEHSASPSQGSSQQHFLEPEANLDDSIDIQQQDMDIDEGQDGVEEEIFEQEAKKVAVRSRSRTHSRSRSRSPRKRRSRSRSGSRKRKHRKRSRSRSRERKRKSSRSYSSERRAREREKERQKKGLPPIRSKTLSVCSTTLWVGQVDKKATQQDLTNLFEEFGQIESINMIPPRGCAYVCMVHRQDAFRALQKLSSGSYKIGSKVIKIAWALNKGVKTEYKQFWDVDLGVTYIPWEKVKVDDLEGFAEGGMIDQETVNTEWETVKSSEPVKETVQTTQSPTPVEKETVVTTQAEVFPPPVAMLQIPVAPAVPAVSLVPPAFPVSMPVPPPGFSPIPPPPFLRASFNPSQPPPGFMPPPVPPPVVPPPTIPPVVPTSLVQPPLSMTPETVKDVGFGSLVLPGGSVASNLATPTLPAGNVFNPPTKQAEPEEKVPHLIEHQISSGENTRSVIPNDIPSSSAILGGQPPNVTSNSGILGVQRPNVSSNSEIIGVRPSNVSNSSGIIGPQPPNILNNSGILGLQPPTVSSSSGLLGVLPPNIPNNSGLIGVQPPNVPNAAGLLGTQPPAGPQNLPPLNLSSQRMPAMPMLDIRPGLIPQTPGPRFPLMQPGIPPQRGIPPPSVLDSALHPPPPRGPFPPGDIFSQPERPFLVPGRQNVDNVPNPEKRIPLGNDNIQQEGDRDYRFPPIEARESISRPPPVDVRDVVGRPIDPREGPGRPPLDGRDHFGRPPVDIRENLVRPGIDHLGRRDHFGFNPEKPWGHRDFDEREHRVLPVYGGPKGLHEERGRFRSGNYRFDPRSGPWNRGFGQEVHRDFDDRRRPWERQRDRDDRDFDFCREINGNRLGRDRIQNTWVPPPHARVFDFFEGATSQRKGDNVPQVNGENTERHAQPPPLPVQNDPELYEKLTSSSEINKEKSDTVADIESEPVVESTETEGT encoded by the exons TGTAAACCAGAATACAAGGTACCTGGACTTTATGTTATTGACTCCATTGTACGACAATCTCGACATCAGTTTGGTCAAGAAAAGGATGTGTTTGCACCCAGATTTAGTAATAACATCATTAGCACTTTCCAGAATTTATATCGTTGCCCTGGGGATGACAAG agTAAAATAGTGAGAGTACTAAATCTATGGCAGAAGAATAATGTGTTTAAGAGTGAGATTATTCAGCCTCTTTTGGATATGGCAGCAGGGATACCTCCCCCAGTTGTTACACCTGTTTTGGCCAGTACTACTGCAGCTATGAGCAATACCCCAG gaactccTGTTACACCTGTTACTCCAGCCAATGTGGTCCAGGGTTTACCGGATCCATGGGTATCTCAGATAACAAACACAGATACACTTGCAGCAGTAGCTCAAATCCTACAAAGTCCTCAAGGCCAACAG cttCAGCAGTTGATACAGACTTTACAACTACAACAGCAAAAGCCTCAGCCTTCTATTCTTCAGGCCCTGGATGCTGGTCTTGTTGTGCAGTTGCAGGCTCTCACAGCACAGCTTACTGCTGCAGCTGCAGCGGCCAACACCCTGAACCCCTTAGAACAGGGAGTGGCTTTCAACAAG AAGTTGATGGATAGGTTTGATTTTGGGGAAGATTCTGAGCATAGCGAAGAACCTAAAAAGGAAATTTCAGCTTCTCAACT ttctcATGTTTCAGAATCTGTGAACAATTCCATTTTTCATCAGATAGCAGAACAACTACAACAGCAAAACCTTGAACATCTCAGACAGCAACTCCTAGAACAGCAACAGCCTCAAAAG GCAACCCCTCAGGATAGTCAAGAGGGAACATTTGGATCAGAGCATTCCGCATCACCATCACAAGGGAGCAGTCAACAGCATTTCCTTGAACCTGAAGCAAATTTGGATGATTCTATAGATATTCAACAACAg GATATGGATATAGATGAAGGACAAGATGGAGTAGAAGAGGAGATCTTTGAACAGGAAGCAAAGAAAGTGGCTGTTCGCTCAAGATCAAGAACACATTCACGATCTCGTTCAAG ATCACCAAGAAAACGAAGGTCTCGGTCACGATCTGGTTCTCGAAAGCGTAAACACAGAAAGCGATCACGCTCACgctcaagagaaagaaagaggaaatcatCACGTTCATACTCAAGTGaaaggagagcaagagaaagggagaaagaacgaCAGAAGAAGGGATTACCTCCAATTAGATCTAAAACATTAAGTG TATGTAGTACTACTTTGTGGGTTGGTCAGGTGGATAAGAAGGCAACTCAGCAAGATTTAACCAATCTGTTTGAAGAGTTTGGACAAATTGAATCCATTAAT atgattCCTCCCAGGGGCTGTGCTTACGTCTGCATGGTTCATCGACAAGATGCTTTTCGGGCTCTTCAGAAACTTAGTTCCGGATCATATAAAATTGGGTCCAAGGTCATTAAG ATTGCTTGGGCTTTAAACAAAGGTgtaaaaacagaatataaacaaTTCTGGGATGTGGATCTTGGAGTTACATATATACCGTGGGAAAAAGTTAAAGTGGATGATTTGGAAGGTTTTGCAGAAGGAGGCATGATTGACCAGGAAACTGTAAATACTG AGTGGGAAACTGTGAAAAGCTCGGAACCTGTTAAAGAGACAGTCCAGACAACTCAGAGCCCAACTCCGGTTGAAAAGGAGACAGTGGTCACAACCCAGGCAGAGGTTTTTCCTCCACCTGTTGCCATGTTACAG ATTCCAGTAGCGCCAGCTGTGCCTGCAGTTAGTTTAGTCCCACCAGCATTTCCTGTCTCCATGCCAGTTCCTCCTCCTGGATTCAGTCCAATCCCTCCACCTCCTTTTCTGAGAGCAAGTTTTAACCCTTCACAACCACCTCCTG GTTTCATGCCACCTCCAGTTCCACCACCTGTTGTACCACCACCTACTATTCCACCAGTAGTACCAACAT CTTTAGTGCAGCCACCATTATCCATGACTCCAGAAACTGTGAAAGATGTTGGATTTGGTAGTCTTGTTTTACCGGGTGGTTCTGTTGCCAGCAATCTTGCTACTCCCACTCTGCCAGCTGGAAATGTTTTTAATCCTCCAACTAAACAAGCAGAGCCTGAAGAAAAAGTACCTCATCTTATAGAGCACCAGATTTCATCTGGTGAAAACACAAGATCAG tGATTCCAAATGATATTCCAAGTAGCTCTGCAATTTTAGGAGGACAGCCGCCAAATGTGACAAGCAATTCTGGAATTCTGGGAGTCCAAAGACCAAATGTATCGAGTAATTCTGAAATTATTGGAGTCCGGCCATCTAATGTTTCCAATAGTTCTGGGATTATTGGACCCCAGCCACCAAATATTCTGAATAACTCTGGAATTTTGGGACTACAGCCACCAACTGTGTCAAGTAGTTCTGGACTTTTGGGAGTGCTACCCCCAAATATCCCTAATAATTCCGGACTTATAGGAGTACAGCCACCGAATGTTCCAAATGCTGCTGGACTTTTGGGAACACAACCACCAGCTGGGCCTCAAAACTTACCCCCTTTAAATCTCTCTAGTCAAAGGATGCCCGCAATGCCAATGTTAGACATTCGTCCAGGACTAATACCACAGACACCTGGACCAAGATTCCCTTTAATGCAGCCTGGAATTCCACCCCAACGGGGAATCCCTCCCCCATCAGTACTTGATTCAGCTCTTCATCCACCACCACCTCGTGGTCCTTTTCCTCCAGGAGATATTTTTAGTCAGCCAGAAAGACCTTTTCTAGTCCCTGGAAGACAAAATGTAGACAATGTTCCTAATCCAGAGAAAAGGATACCACTTGGAAATGATAACATTCAACAGGAAGGAGATAGAGATTACCGGTTTCCTCCCATTGAAGCCAGGGAAAGCATTAGTAGACCTCCCCCGGTGGATGTTAGGGATGTGGTTGGACGGCCTATAGATCCAAGAGAAGGTCCTGGAAGGCCTCCATTAGATGGTAGGGATCATTTTGGAAGACCTCCTGTCGATATTAGAGAGAATCTTGTGAGGCCAGGCATAGATCATCTTGGTCGAAGAGACCATTTTGGCTTTAATCCAGAGAAGCCCTGGGGGCATAGAGATTTTGATGAGAGAGAACATCGGGTTCTACCTGTCTATGGTGGTCCAAAAGGCTTACATGAAGAAAGAGGTAGATTTCGATCTGGAAACTATCGATTTGATCCTAGAAGTGGTCCTTGGAACAGAGGATTTGGACAAGAAGTTCACAGAGATTTTGATGACCGCAGAAGACcctgggagaggcaaagggatAGGGATGACAGAGATTTTGATTTCTGCAGAGAAATTAATGGAAACCGTCTTGGACGAGATAGAATTCAAAACACCTGGGTCCCCCCTCCTCATGCTcgggtttttgatttttttgaagggGCCACTTCTCAACGAAAAGGTGATAACGTGCCTCAGGTTAATGGTGAAAATACTGAAAGACATGCCCAACCACCACCTTTACCAGTGCAGAATGATCCTGAACTTTATGAAAAACTGACATCTTCAAGTGAAATAAACAAGGAGAAGAGTGACACAGTTGCTGATATAGAAAGTGAACCAGTGGTAGAAAGCACAGAAACTGAGGGGACATAA
- the SCAF8 gene encoding SR-related and CTD-associated factor 8 isoform X1, with translation MEAVKTFNSEDCASTPACTDCFSSSMDTRSILYSLNDYKPPISKAKMTQITKAAIKAIKFYKHVVQSVEKFIQKCKPEYKVPGLYVIDSIVRQSRHQFGQEKDVFAPRFSNNIISTFQNLYRCPGDDKSKIVRVLNLWQKNNVFKSEIIQPLLDMAAGIPPPVVTPVLASTTAAMSNTPGTPVTPVTPANVVQGLPDPWVSQITNTDTLAAVAQILQSPQGQQLQQLIQTLQLQQQKPQPSILQALDAGLVVQLQALTAQLTAAAAAANTLNPLEQGVAFNKKLMDRFDFGEDSEHSEEPKKEISASQLSHVSESVNNSIFHQIAEQLQQQNLEHLRQQLLEQQQPQKATPQDSQEGTFGSEHSASPSQGSSQQHFLEPEANLDDSIDIQQQDMDIDEGQDGVEEEIFEQEAKKVAVRSRSRTHSRSRSRSPRKRRSRSRSGSRKRKHRKRSRSRSRERKRKSSRSYSSERRAREREKERQKKGLPPIRSKTLSVCSTTLWVGQVDKKATQQDLTNLFEEFGQIESINMIPPRGCAYVCMVHRQDAFRALQKLSSGSYKIGSKVIKIAWALNKGVKTEYKQFWDVDLGVTYIPWEKVKVDDLEGFAEGGMIDQETVNTEWETVKSSEPVKETVQTTQSPTPVEKETVVTTQAEVFPPPVAMLQIPVAPAVPAVSLVPPAFPVSMPVPPPGFSPIPPPPFLRASFNPSQPPPGFMPPPVPPPVVPPPTIPPVVPTSLVQPPLSMTPETVKDVGFGSLVLPGGSVASNLATPTLPAGNVFNPPTKQAEPEEKVPHLIEHQISSGENTRSVIPNDIPSSSAILGGQPPNVTSNSGILGVQRPNVSSNSEIIGVRPSNVSNSSGIIGPQPPNILNNSGILGLQPPTVSSSSGLLGVLPPNIPNNSGLIGVQPPNVPNAAGLLGTQPPAGPQNLPPLNLSSQRMPAMPMLDIRPGLIPQTPGPRFPLMQPGIPPQRGIPPPSVLDSALHPPPPRGPFPPGDIFSQPERPFLVPGRQNVDNVPNPEKRIPLGNDNIQQEGDRDYRFPPIEARESISRPPPVDVRDVVGRPIDPREGPGRPPLDGRDHFGRPPVDIRENLVRPGIDHLGRRDHFGFNPEKPWGHRDFDEREHRVLPVYGGPKGLHEERGRFRSGNYRFDPRSGPWNRGFGQEVHRDFDDRRRPWERQRDRDDRDFDFCREINGNRLGRDRIQNTWVPPPHARVFDFFEGATSQRKGDNVPQVNGENTERHAQPPPLPVQNDPELYEKLTSSSEINKEKSDTVADIESEPVVESTETEGT, from the exons TGTAAACCAGAATACAAGGTACCTGGACTTTATGTTATTGACTCCATTGTACGACAATCTCGACATCAGTTTGGTCAAGAAAAGGATGTGTTTGCACCCAGATTTAGTAATAACATCATTAGCACTTTCCAGAATTTATATCGTTGCCCTGGGGATGACAAG agTAAAATAGTGAGAGTACTAAATCTATGGCAGAAGAATAATGTGTTTAAGAGTGAGATTATTCAGCCTCTTTTGGATATGGCAGCAGGGATACCTCCCCCAGTTGTTACACCTGTTTTGGCCAGTACTACTGCAGCTATGAGCAATACCCCAG gaactccTGTTACACCTGTTACTCCAGCCAATGTGGTCCAGGGTTTACCGGATCCATGGGTATCTCAGATAACAAACACAGATACACTTGCAGCAGTAGCTCAAATCCTACAAAGTCCTCAAGGCCAACAG cttCAGCAGTTGATACAGACTTTACAACTACAACAGCAAAAGCCTCAGCCTTCTATTCTTCAGGCCCTGGATGCTGGTCTTGTTGTGCAGTTGCAGGCTCTCACAGCACAGCTTACTGCTGCAGCTGCAGCGGCCAACACCCTGAACCCCTTAGAACAGGGAGTGGCTTTCAACAAG AAGTTGATGGATAGGTTTGATTTTGGGGAAGATTCTGAGCATAGCGAAGAACCTAAAAAGGAAATTTCAGCTTCTCAACT ttctcATGTTTCAGAATCTGTGAACAATTCCATTTTTCATCAGATAGCAGAACAACTACAACAGCAAAACCTTGAACATCTCAGACAGCAACTCCTAGAACAGCAACAGCCTCAAAAG GCAACCCCTCAGGATAGTCAAGAGGGAACATTTGGATCAGAGCATTCCGCATCACCATCACAAGGGAGCAGTCAACAGCATTTCCTTGAACCTGAAGCAAATTTGGATGATTCTATAGATATTCAACAACAg GATATGGATATAGATGAAGGACAAGATGGAGTAGAAGAGGAGATCTTTGAACAGGAAGCAAAGAAAGTGGCTGTTCGCTCAAGATCAAGAACACATTCACGATCTCGTTCAAG ATCACCAAGAAAACGAAGGTCTCGGTCACGATCTGGTTCTCGAAAGCGTAAACACAGAAAGCGATCACGCTCACgctcaagagaaagaaagaggaaatcatCACGTTCATACTCAAGTGaaaggagagcaagagaaagggagaaagaacgaCAGAAGAAGGGATTACCTCCAATTAGATCTAAAACATTAAGTG TATGTAGTACTACTTTGTGGGTTGGTCAGGTGGATAAGAAGGCAACTCAGCAAGATTTAACCAATCTGTTTGAAGAGTTTGGACAAATTGAATCCATTAAT atgattCCTCCCAGGGGCTGTGCTTACGTCTGCATGGTTCATCGACAAGATGCTTTTCGGGCTCTTCAGAAACTTAGTTCCGGATCATATAAAATTGGGTCCAAGGTCATTAAG ATTGCTTGGGCTTTAAACAAAGGTgtaaaaacagaatataaacaaTTCTGGGATGTGGATCTTGGAGTTACATATATACCGTGGGAAAAAGTTAAAGTGGATGATTTGGAAGGTTTTGCAGAAGGAGGCATGATTGACCAGGAAACTGTAAATACTG AGTGGGAAACTGTGAAAAGCTCGGAACCTGTTAAAGAGACAGTCCAGACAACTCAGAGCCCAACTCCGGTTGAAAAGGAGACAGTGGTCACAACCCAGGCAGAGGTTTTTCCTCCACCTGTTGCCATGTTACAG ATTCCAGTAGCGCCAGCTGTGCCTGCAGTTAGTTTAGTCCCACCAGCATTTCCTGTCTCCATGCCAGTTCCTCCTCCTGGATTCAGTCCAATCCCTCCACCTCCTTTTCTGAGAGCAAGTTTTAACCCTTCACAACCACCTCCTG GTTTCATGCCACCTCCAGTTCCACCACCTGTTGTACCACCACCTACTATTCCACCAGTAGTACCAACAT CTTTAGTGCAGCCACCATTATCCATGACTCCAGAAACTGTGAAAGATGTTGGATTTGGTAGTCTTGTTTTACCGGGTGGTTCTGTTGCCAGCAATCTTGCTACTCCCACTCTGCCAGCTGGAAATGTTTTTAATCCTCCAACTAAACAAGCAGAGCCTGAAGAAAAAGTACCTCATCTTATAGAGCACCAGATTTCATCTGGTGAAAACACAAGATCAG tGATTCCAAATGATATTCCAAGTAGCTCTGCAATTTTAGGAGGACAGCCGCCAAATGTGACAAGCAATTCTGGAATTCTGGGAGTCCAAAGACCAAATGTATCGAGTAATTCTGAAATTATTGGAGTCCGGCCATCTAATGTTTCCAATAGTTCTGGGATTATTGGACCCCAGCCACCAAATATTCTGAATAACTCTGGAATTTTGGGACTACAGCCACCAACTGTGTCAAGTAGTTCTGGACTTTTGGGAGTGCTACCCCCAAATATCCCTAATAATTCCGGACTTATAGGAGTACAGCCACCGAATGTTCCAAATGCTGCTGGACTTTTGGGAACACAACCACCAGCTGGGCCTCAAAACTTACCCCCTTTAAATCTCTCTAGTCAAAGGATGCCCGCAATGCCAATGTTAGACATTCGTCCAGGACTAATACCACAGACACCTGGACCAAGATTCCCTTTAATGCAGCCTGGAATTCCACCCCAACGGGGAATCCCTCCCCCATCAGTACTTGATTCAGCTCTTCATCCACCACCACCTCGTGGTCCTTTTCCTCCAGGAGATATTTTTAGTCAGCCAGAAAGACCTTTTCTAGTCCCTGGAAGACAAAATGTAGACAATGTTCCTAATCCAGAGAAAAGGATACCACTTGGAAATGATAACATTCAACAGGAAGGAGATAGAGATTACCGGTTTCCTCCCATTGAAGCCAGGGAAAGCATTAGTAGACCTCCCCCGGTGGATGTTAGGGATGTGGTTGGACGGCCTATAGATCCAAGAGAAGGTCCTGGAAGGCCTCCATTAGATGGTAGGGATCATTTTGGAAGACCTCCTGTCGATATTAGAGAGAATCTTGTGAGGCCAGGCATAGATCATCTTGGTCGAAGAGACCATTTTGGCTTTAATCCAGAGAAGCCCTGGGGGCATAGAGATTTTGATGAGAGAGAACATCGGGTTCTACCTGTCTATGGTGGTCCAAAAGGCTTACATGAAGAAAGAGGTAGATTTCGATCTGGAAACTATCGATTTGATCCTAGAAGTGGTCCTTGGAACAGAGGATTTGGACAAGAAGTTCACAGAGATTTTGATGACCGCAGAAGACcctgggagaggcaaagggatAGGGATGACAGAGATTTTGATTTCTGCAGAGAAATTAATGGAAACCGTCTTGGACGAGATAGAATTCAAAACACCTGGGTCCCCCCTCCTCATGCTcgggtttttgatttttttgaagggGCCACTTCTCAACGAAAAGGTGATAACGTGCCTCAGGTTAATGGTGAAAATACTGAAAGACATGCCCAACCACCACCTTTACCAGTGCAGAATGATCCTGAACTTTATGAAAAACTGACATCTTCAAGTGAAATAAACAAGGAGAAGAGTGACACAGTTGCTGATATAGAAAGTGAACCAGTGGTAGAAAGCACAGAAACTGAGGGGACATAA